ACATAAGCAACGACTTTGCATAATAGTATGTCACAATCATACTAGTTCAATCAAATTTGTAGGTACAGTAGATATACCTATTTAGCTAATGTGAAAATAGTTACTTCTGATCTGATAATCACAAATCTATTTATATGGGTTCCactcttttaaacaaagaatatgtgAATCGTGACCATTGTGTTTTCAGGATTCTTTGAAGAACATCAGAGCAGTTACTAGCAACAGCATTTGGATTTTTAGAAAGTTATAATGAAGTAGATAAGTACTTGACGatctgataaattttaaaattaatgaataagtGCTCTTAACATATACCACTTAGTATTCATGTAGTCGTGTTGTATCAAGGTAGTCATTTGCTTGACGGTGGTTACAGCTTATGTAACTTAAAGTTGATAAATAAGTTGCCTTAACCTTCTTTCTCAGAATGTCAAATGAAGGTGTAATGCAAAATCACAAAACAATTGATCATTCAAAATTCTATTTTCCATTGATTATGTTAGGAGCAGGAGGGAGAGTGTTTTCACCGCGCATGGACTACGATGAGTGGACACCGCTGGGCAGAGGAGATCCTCTAAAAAATGATCCCACCTACGACTACGTACCACCCGTGCTTGACCGAGTCAACTACTGGCTGGAGCCCAAGGCCCGGACGCCAGATCCGCCCCTCACCACCCCTGAGGCTCAAGTTCTACTACTGGGTGTCGCTGCCCCAAAGAAGTCACCGGGCAAAGTCGAGGTGAGCAAGACATATAGAGATAATTTTAGATTGTTATTGGTCCCAACACACTAATATGAGGATGTATATTTGAACTACCCTGTAAGGCATGGTTGGTTTTGCATTACCAGGTTTGAGTAACCGATACAACAGCTTTAATAACCCCTCAATGTGAAAGACAAAATGTAGTTTTACATTCCTGATATTTTAGACTGCAATGTGTGAAAATAGATTCTAGTATGCATATTATGTTTTCTGAAGTTCTAATTGCAACTCATGTAGCTAGTTACAATCAATTTTATACAAGGCATGAGTACGCCTCACCATATGTCACTAACAactttgctgaagttgcatggaaaatttctaatctatagttcatttcactctcgagatgtcTTGTAGCAGATAAACAGACaagcaatcatacagaaaagaagttTTTACCTCCTCCCAGCAGAAAAAAGACTTTTTGTCAGCCTGCTGTCATAGGCTTTAATGACAGCCAGCCACATTTCACTGTTGtgccatcatagaattcattatgtaaaaatgaagttttattccaaatttaaaatctacatatgaaatctttcctGTGATATCTTTCCACAAagtacattcacatttttgtgttcaaattaagtttcatgacagtgttcaaataataaaaattccagtGAGTTATATAAGGTACTTCAATGCAAGAGTacactaaaatcaaaattttaacagtaattttctACTCTATCgtttttttactatatgaataaaaatttcatgtggttaaaatgtcatataactgtactcaatttgtttacaaattgatttattctgctattttctagtagccatcatggttatccaaaAGACCAAATGTAAAGCTatttgcttacgctcagccaaatcccattgaatGACATGCACAATAAAATGcatgcttatataaaaatgatgtttcatgcaaaatttcaacgtTTTGGGTCAATTTGTTTTTGAGGTATCATgcggatatacagacagacagaaatgaaatttttccagcccctcgatagataggctttgctaatgattagttaaaaatttaaaagttacaacaCGTTTTTGTTAACTCTCTTGTGTTAAAATTTTGCACTTGActtaagtaaatttgtatatatactatgtaatataaaaataaaattctacaaatatTACAATGGTCTTATATACGTTTATagtaccttaaaaaataaatgttgtcaGAAGGGAACATTAaggatttattaaattacaatagttaattaaaattattgtttagcaAGTAACAGTTAATACAATGAAAACTAATATGAAACTCAAAATTTGTGATTGTATTTCAATGAATAatcaaattatacaatatataaatactaaacaaacaaaatgtttttaaaagtattatttgataaaaatttttgttttaggttaaaaaaccTTCTCAAGCTGATTCGAGACATGACAACTATGACCCTCTGATACACTTCATCAATGAGAGGAAGCAAGTTGTGAGCAGGGTGCGACCACAGTACATTCCTCTGCAAGGTGGCTATCTGTCATACAGAGCCCCCCTGCGTTCTCCCTACACCATGCTGATCCCACCCCCTCCACCTCCCACGCCCACCACTACTGTTGAGACCACCCCTGTCACTACAACtaccaccaccaccactactacCTCCACTGAGGGTACTACTTTCGCCACTCCTGAAGCCACTGCCTCAACTATCACGCATATGCATAAGGTATTTTTTATAACTCAAAcagtaaacaataattatttattgtaaaatatggtATATTCAGAAAATTAATGGTAATCCGACAGGCAATATTTTGTGATGTAATGTGCTTCAGATGTGAGACAAAATTCCCGCacaattcaacacaaacttattatATCTAGAGAATAtggtacaaataaaattgtttataactttttaatgaacTGTTCTTCATAGGCTTGTACCCAGAATCTCATTTATGCAGGGTGAATtagaatagtattagacctaacTAGTtagtattgcaataaatatatacatattatatatttagtctttttgttttattaggtTTCTTCCTTTAACCTgtactgtaatttatttcaaaccagCTTTTAAGGTACATTACATTTTACAGCTTTATTACATTACTACACAATATTTTGATCCAAACAAACTAATTTTGCTCCCAAAACAAAAAACGGCAGTGCAGAGAAACAAACCtgaaaacctaaaaattatttttcataacaatgTCTATAAAATTGTACAATCAATATacctgtattaaaatttaaaataaaactataatcaaTTGTATATCATGTAATTTCAACAAATATCTCATATAATATGATGAATagtgcaatttaaataaatgctattaacatacattaattaatatacgCAAAACTGTGT
This Homalodisca vitripennis isolate AUS2020 chromosome 3, UT_GWSS_2.1, whole genome shotgun sequence DNA region includes the following protein-coding sequences:
- the LOC124356924 gene encoding mucin-2-like, with product MVSIRHWPYKHFFFSLVSAALHLGAGGRVFSPRMDYDEWTPLGRGDPLKNDPTYDYVPPVLDRVNYWLEPKARTPDPPLTTPEAQVLLLGVAAPKKSPGKVEVKKPSQADSRHDNYDPLIHFINERKQVVSRVRPQYIPLQGGYLSYRAPLRSPYTMLIPPPPPPTPTTTVETTPVTTTTTTTTTTSTEGTTFATPEATASTITHMHKVLAPMIDINPSGQQSLSSSLLQVLLQNEMATSLQPPQPQPSTTPSTTPNPSLTTDPLFSHYKQPAEPLRGPMYLIIQGHSKVKTYGVSKLDKLSGLPIEDDNEVEDRRRRSRQVELEDLLPVEETLEAVVKDYVDNDSEGSGLKQLLAAVTSS